CCGGCTTTGAGGCGGGATATGCGGCAGCGCAGGCCGAGGCAGAGCGCAAACATAACCGCTTAAGCGACGAGTTGGTTGTCGCGCTGTCCGACCTCGGTTTCGGCTACAACGAAGCGCGCCGCCATATCGTCCGCTCGCTTGCGCCGTTTATGGACGCGTTCATCGGACAGATGATGCCCGCGATGCTGGGCGAAGCCTTCGCGGCGCACGTGGTGTCTGCTCTGCTCGACCAAGCTGATGTCGCGGTCAGCGCGCCCATTCCTGTGATGGTTCATCCCGAAAACGTGGAGCGGCTAACCGCATTCGCGGCCAAAGCGCCGCTGCCGCTCGATATCCGCGGGGACCCGCAACTTGGCCTGAATGAGGCGCGCTGGACCATGAACGATCAACTGACCGCCTTTGACCTCACCCCGCTTGCAGAGTGCGTCACCAATTCCGTTGCGACAATTTTCGACGAAAACGAAAGGAAAGCTCATGGCTGAACCGCTTTTTACCGACCATCCCCTCCGCTCTGTTCCGCTTGAAATTACAGTCTCGGTCGGCCACGCCCGCCCGAAGGTCAGCGAACTGCTGCGACTGGCCGAGAATGACGTGCTGGCGCTTGACCGCCGCCTAGACGATCCTGTCGAGCTCTATATCGGCGAGCGTCTGATCGCGCGGGGCGAACTGCATCAGCTCGAAGGTGGAGAGGCCGGTCAGCTTGGTGTGCGCCTGACCGAGGTCGCGCAAATGGACGGCCATCAAGTATGAGGTGGGTCTGGGGCGCGCTGCTGATACTGATTGCGGTTCCCGCGCAGGCCCAAGGGCTCGAAGACCTCGGCGCGTCGATCTCCTCCCAGACGTTGCAGCTGATCGCGCTGCTGACGGTCCTCAGCCTCGCGCCAGGGATTGCCGTGATGATCACCTGTTTTCCGTTCATTGTGACGGTGCTGTCGATCCTCCGCCAAGCGATCGGCTTGCAGCAGGCCCCGCCCAACATGCTGATCATCAGCTTGGCGCTATTTCTGACCTATTACGTTATGGAGCCCGTGTTTGCCGCCGCGTGGAACGCTGGCATCGCGGACATCATTGACGGCACTATTCCGCTGGAACAGGGTCTAAACCTTGCTTCAGCGCCGTTTCGCACGTTCATGATCGGTCGTCTTGATCCGGATACGTTTTTCGCCCTCGCCGATCTGCGGTCGGACGTGCCGACCAGCGTAACGCCGGACTCCGCGCCGTTCTCAATCATCGTGCCATCTTTCATGCTGAGTGAAATCGCGCGGGCCTTCCAAATCGGGTTTCTGGTTTTCCTACCATTTCTCATCATCGACCTCGTCGTGTCGGCCATTCTGATGTCGATGGGCATGATGATGGTGCCGCCGGCAATGGTCTCCTTGCCGTTCAAGCTGGCGTTTTTCGTAGTGGCGGATGGATGGAGCCTGATCGCGGGAAGCCTCGTGCGCAGCTATTTCTAGCGGATGACAAATTCGGCGTGGAGCGCGCCGGCTGCTTTGATGCTTTTCAGGATATCGATCATGTCGTGGGTCGCAACGCCCAGTGCATTAAGACCCGCGACGACCTCGGACAGGTTGGTGCCATCCGCGACTTCGGCAAGGCCGGTGCCCGATTCCTCGATCGAGGCATTGGTGCGCGGCAGCGTCACGGTTTCACCTGGCGCAAAGGGGTTCGGCTGGGACACCACCGGCGTTTCTTCGATGCGGAGGGTCAGGTTGCCCTGGCTCACCGCAACGCGGCTGATGCGGACGTCTTCACCCATCACAATCGTGCCGGAGCGCTGATCGACAACGACGCGGGCGCGCTGCTCGGGCTCGACAAGGATGTTCTCGATGCGGCTCATGGCGTGGGCGGGCGAATGCGCGTGGGTCGCGTCGATGTCGATATAGACCGTGCCCGCGTCGAGCATGACGGCGACGGGGCCATTGAAGCTCTGGTTGATCGCGGTCTCGATCCGCCCCGCCGTGGTGAAATCAGGCGTACGAAGCGCCAGTCGCATTTCGGTCAGGCCCGCAAAATTGAAGTCGACCTCGCGTTCGACGATGGCGCCTGCCGGAATGACACCGGAGGTCGGCACACCTTGGGTCACGCTTGCGGCCTCCCCTTCGACCGTGATGCCGCCGGCGATGATGGTCCCCTGCGCCACGGCATAGATGAAGCCGTCGGCGGCGTTCAGCGGCGTCATGATCAACGTACCGCCCATGAGACTGCGGGCGTCGCCAATCGCCGAAACAGTCACGTCGATCGGGCTACCCGCGCGCGAAAACGGCGGCAGGCTGGCGGTCACCAGCACGGCGGCCACATTGCGCGGGCGGAACTGTTCACCCGTCACATTGACGCCCAGCCGTTCGAGGGTGGAGGCCATGATTTCTTCGGTAAACGGCGAATTGCGCAGGCCGTCACCCGTGCCGTTCAGGCCGACAACTAGGCCATACCCGACCAGTTCGTTGCTCCGCACACCGTCGAATTCCACGAGGTCCTTGAGCCGCACGGGGCTCGCTTCGATATGGGGAGCGGCGATAACGAGGGCGGCTGCGATGAAGAAAGCACGCATCAGATGAACCTCGACAATGTCAGACCCGCGAGGCGCGCGGTCAGGGTGTAGTGCATTTCCAGCCTCGTTTGCAGGTCGGAAAGCTTTGTAGCGGTCTCGAACGGGTCGACGCTGACGATATCGTTGCGCGCAATGGTCAGGCTGGTCCGCTGGGCTTCGAGGAAGGCGATGGACTGGCTGGTCCGCTCTTCGGCGAGGCCGGTCTGCCCACGCAGCGCCGCGAGCCCGCTACCCGCATCAAGCAAGGTCGCGCCGCCTGATTGCATCAACGTTGTGGTGCCCGCGTGATCAAAGCCGAGCTCGGGCGCGAGCGCGCCGAGCAGCGCGCCCTTTAGCATATCTTTGATGCCTTCGTGGTCGGCACGAGCGGCGATGGTCACCTCGACATCCGCGTCAACTTTGCGCGTGGTATGCGGGCCGGTGTCGCCGAGGTACACGGCGCCAAACCCCGCAGGATCGTCAAACCAAGCGTCCAGCGCGACGATAGCGCCTGCCGGATCGGTCGCAGCGGACATCGCGAGTTTCGCACTCGCCATTATCGCCGACGGATCCGCAATCGCCGCGCCCTGCGCTGTTCCGGCGAACAGCGACTGCCCCGCGAATTGAGTGTTCAGCGTGTTTACCATCGCCCCGAACGCAGTGGTCGCGTGGTCCGCGGCAAGGTTCACATCTTGCGCGGTCGAGTTCGCATTGATGGCGATCAGCGACTCAGCGGTTGCACCGCGTTCGGCCTCAAGATGCTCCAAGGCAATTTGAACCGTTGACAGGAATTGGCCTGTCTTCTGGGCGCCCGACACGTAAGCCTCGGATATCTTTAGAAGGCTGTTGATTGCCACAAGCTCGGGCGCGGTATTGCCGGCCTTCCGGGCGACATCCCGCGCCTCGCCAGTGGTGATTTCCTGCGTCAGGACATTCATTTCCTGCCGCATCAACGTGTTATGGCGCTGGCTGACAAAGGAACGGGCGAGATCACCGATGGAGTTCATGGTCATATCTCCAGCAAGCGTGCGAACATTTCATCGATGATCCCGATGACCTTCGCGTTCGCCGCGTATGATTTTTCGATCTGCAAGAGCGCCTGTATTTCCGCGTCGGTATCGACGCCGTTCGCAAGCTCGGCCTCTTTCAGCGCGGTTTGGGTAGCGACGGAGAAAGTCGCGGTGTCTTCGGCCCTCAGCCGCGCGGTCGAGGCGCTCGTGATAAAGTTCGCCGCATGTCCGGCAGCGGATTGTGGGCTACCGCCCACCGACGCCCTCGGTTCATTCAGCGCGTCGATCCACGCGTCGATCTGGGTGTTGTCGCCAGCAGGTCCGGCGGTAGCGGCAGCGATGCCATCGCGGAGGCGCCAAGGCTCTGCCGATAGGGCACTATGCAAGCTGATCCGGCTCGCCAAACCCACAGTATCATTCGGATCATGCAGCCCGCCACTGTCCGTCAAAAGCGACGGCTGACCGGCCGCGATCGTGGGATCAGCCTCTGCAAATCGGCCAATTAGATCAGCGGCCAATGCGTCGAGATCAGAGTGCGCTTGCACCAGCGTTTCGTCGCGCATTTTCAGCTGCGTGCCCAGCGCCCCATCACCCAAGCGGCTGCCGATATCACGCCCACCGATGGTGATGCCTGACAGAGCGCCGGACGCCAGCGTCATGTCGGCGGCGATAGTTGAGGTCTTGGTAAAAGCCACCTCGCGCGCCTTGCCATCAAGCAGCGAAGTCCCGCTCGGCATCATCAGGGCGACCTGCCCGCCGTCACGGCTGAGTTGGCGGATCGGCACGATTTCGGCAATCTGGTCGATGACCTGCTGGCGCTGGTCCTGAAGCGCGGTGGTATCGCCGCCGCGGCTCTGCGAACGGGTGATCGAACCGTTGAGTTCCTCGACCTGTTTCAGCGCGATATTCAGCCGCTCGACCGCGTCGCCAATGGCATGGTCGACACGTGATCTGAGCGTCTGAATACCAGCCGACTGCGTGTGAAAAGCAGTGGTGAGGTCAGAAAGGCTCTGCGCCACGGCACCGATCTGTAGCTCGGACGAAGGGTCCGCGCTCGCGGCTATAAACTTCGTTTCTAAATCAGCCAATTTCGCGGAGATCGAGGTTTCGCTGTCGATACCACCGATTACCAACTCAAGCCGCTTCAGAGCCTCATGACGGACCTGCGCGCCCGCGGCATTCGTATCTGCGCTGCGGCGATCGGCGAGCAACGCATCGTCCACCGTTCGCGTCACGCCAGCCGCTCGAACGCCGCCGCGCACGACATCCGATGCGACCTCGAGATCACGTTTTGCGTAACCGGGCGTGGCGGCGTTGGCGATGTTGCCGGAACTGACCTCGGCACGTTTGGCCGAGATCGTCATGCCCGACAGCGCGTTATTCAGCGAATGTGTGAGGCTCATGGCTTAGCGTTTGATGTTCGTGGTTTCCTGCAACATTTCGTCCACTGTCTGGATAACCTTGGCATTGGACGAATAGGCGCGCTGGGTCTGGATGAGCTCGGTCAACTCACCCGCCACATCGGTCGTCGATTCCTCACGCGCATAGCTCACAACGTCTCCGGTCCCGCCATCACCCGCATCCCAGAGGAAGAACGAACCGCTGTCGGGGGTCATCTGATAGCTTTGATAATCAAGCGATTCCAGTCCGTTGACGTTCGTCACATCGACCAGCGGGATCTGGTAAATGACCCGCGTGATACCGATGTCGAAGGACGCGCTGACGTAGCCGTTCGAGTCGACGGAAATGGAGGTCATGTTGCCCACCGGCGTGCCGTTTTTATCGACCGAAACGGGTTTAAAAGCATCGGAAAGCTGCGTCAGGCCAGCCCCCGAACCGATCAGGCCGAGGTTGATATCCATCGGGCCGCCGTCGACGTTCACCGTGATGTAGCCATTCGTCGGGTCATAAGCGCCGCCGGACACCCCTGTCACACTACTGAGCGTACCGCCAAGGCCGCGCGTATCATCGAAGGTCAGGTCGTACTCGCCGATCACCGCTCCACCGAGCGCGCTATCATGCACAACCATGCGCCACGCGTTCGAAGAGCCGCTGGGGGGAACGTTTGGGACGAATTGGATGTTCAGGGTCTCCGACTTGCCGAGGTTGTCGAAATATTCGACCGAAAGCTCCTCTATCGCGCCATCGGACATGTGGTTAGTTGAAGTCGCGGGGAGGTTCAGCGCGAGGTCGATATAGGTCGTGGCTTCGCCTGCGAACTGGTTAGAGTTGATGCGCACAGCCTCCAGCCCATCGGCGGTATCGCGGGGATAGGTCGGGATCGTGCCGTCGGCGCTCGCGGGCCATCCCATGAGCACGAGGCCGGAACTGGTCGTCAGGAAGCCGCGATCATCGGTGCGGAAAGACCCCGTGGTCGTCAGCATCATCGGGTGATCGCCGTTTTCCACGTTCAACGCAGCGGCGGGAGAGACGGGCAACATACCGCGCCCACGCACCGCGAGGTCGGTGGCATTTGCGGTGGACACCAGTGAGCCACTCTCGTCGATCAGCCGCATATTTGTGGTGCGCACGCCGCCGGCAGTGTAACTACCCGCGCCGCTGTCGATGACCATCGAATGAAAGTCGGTCACCGCCCGCTTGTATCCGTAAGTCGATGAATTCGCGATATTATCCGAAATAGCGGCGAGGCGCGTCGCGTTGGCCGCCAGACCGGCGACAGAGGCATTGAGCGAGGATGAAATGGTCATGCGGGCCCTTTCTGGATCGGCAATTTTTCCAGAGCCTACGGGTACAAACTTAACACCGCCCTAACGCTGGTCCCGCAGGATGACGATTTCGATCCTGTTGTTTCTGACTGAAGCGAGCATGGGGTCGGCGGGTTCGCGATCGGCATGACCGGTGACGCGCATGAGCCGCGCGGGGTCGGTGCCTGCCGTCTGCATCGACTCCCGCACACGCGAGGCCCGCGCCTGCGAAAGCGCCCAAGCAGGGCTGCTGTCTGGAAGAATGGACAGCGTGGCGACATGCGCCTCTATCGCGATGCCGTTCGGGACAATCTTTGCCGCGCGGCTGACGCCTTCGATCAACTGCTCCAGAATCAGACGCGGCTGCGCGGTGTTACGGTCAAACAGGGGCATGTCAGGCAGATCGAATAGTTCTATCACGAGCCCTTCGTCAGTCACGCGGGTCACGATGTGGCGCAGGGCTGTGTCGGACAACATCGCCTCGCCGCCCTGCCCGACTAGCTGTTCCGCGACGCCATTGAGCGGATTTCCCGCTTCATTTGATAAGGTCAGCCCGCCGGTGCCCGATTGGGCCAATGTCTCGATCCGCTGGATATCCTCGCCGCCGAACAGCCCATCACCGCCCGCAGAGACACGGCTCAGCGGCACCGTCGGAGAGAAATAGTCGGCAATGCCCTTGCGTTGCTGTTCGGTCGTCGCATTGAGCAGCCACATCAGCATGAAGAACGCCATCATAGCAGTCACGAAATCAGCATAAGCGACCTTCCACGCACCGCCGTGATGCCCCTCTGCCGCTATGATTTTCTTGCGCTTGATAATGATTGGCGCGTTATTTCGTACGCCCATGACGCTCTCCCCGGATTGCGGATACAAGCATGGAGAGAACCTGTGTGACCTTAATCACGCATTAAACCGCACGACCTATATAGTTAAAAAGAGTAATAAGTAGCCGACTGCGCTAATTTGATATAGCGTCGATCCCAATAACAATGATGTATTTCTGACCGCCCATGTTCCTTCTTGATTTACCGCGGCGAGCTAAACAGTTTCTGCTTTTCCTGCTGGATCTGCTGCTCATCCCTTCTGCTTTGTTCATCGCGGTGAGCTTCAAGCACGGTAACGGTCAATCCATCGAGTTCTTCGCAAATTATCCGTTTTTTATGCCCGCGGTTGTTGTCGCTGGTGCATTGGCGGTGCTTGCGACGGCCCTTCCCCGCATCAAACTGCACGCCATCGAATTCCGCGCCATCGGGCGGATCGGTATCGCCTCGCTCGTCATCGCGCTGGCGACCTACGGGGCCGAGACGATCATGCGCATCGCGGATGCGGGTCAGATTGCCGTCGCGACGGGCGGCCTGTTTTTCCTGATTTCGATCGGTGCGCGCATGGTCGCGCTGTTCAGTCTGCTGGCCTTGCGTGAGCACGCGCTGAGCCGCGTGCCTGTCGCAATCTACGGCGCCGGTTCTGCCGGTATCCGCCTTGCCACCGCGATGCAGATGTCGCACGACGCGCGCCCCGTGATGTTCGTTGACGACAATCCGCAAGTACAGGGCACCATCGTCCACGGTCTCCCTGTCCGCTCTGCCGATGCGCTGCGCAAGATGATCAGCCGCAAGCAGGTCGAGCGTGTCCTGATCGCGATTCCGTCGGCCAACTATTCGCGCCGCGCTGCGCTGGTCAAAGAACTGCGCGAGCAGAAATGTGACGTGCAGATCGCGCCGTCGATGGCGGAGCTTGTGCGCTCCAAAACGATCAACGGGATGCCGACGGTTTCGCCCGATAGCCTGCTGGATCGTGATAACGTCGACCTCGACAACCCACGAGTCGCGCGCGCATATTTCGACCGCGTTGTGATGGTTACCGGTGCCGGTGGCTCGATCGGGAGCGAGCTTTGCCGCCAGTTGCTTGAGTGCGGTGCCCGCAAGATCGTACTGTTCGAACTCAGCGAATACGCGCTTTACCAGATTGACCAAGAGCTTGGCCCGCTGGCCCGCGCTGCGAACGTGCAGCTGACGACCCGCCTTGGCTCCGTCGCCAATCCGCGCCGCGTTGCGCAGGTGATCGAAGACGAGGAAGTCGAGATCATCCTTCACGCTGCCGCCTACAAACACGTGCCGCTGGTCGAAGAAAACGAAGTCGCTGCCGCGCAGAACAACGTGATTGGCACCCGCGTGGTCGCCGAGGCCGCCGCCGCCGCCAATGTCCGCCGTTTCATCCTCGTGTCCACCGACAAAGCCGTGCGTCCGTCCAGCGTCATGGGCGCGACGAAACGTATGTCCGAGATGGTCATTCAGGACATGCAGACCCGCAGCAGCGTGACCAAGTTCGCCATGGTCCGCTTCGGCAACGTCCTTGGCTCGTCCGGTTCGGTGCTGCCGCTATTTCAGGAACAGATCTCAGTAGGCGGCCCCGTGACGGTCACCCACCCCGATATGCGCCGCTTCTTCATGACGATTCCCGAGGCCGCGCGCCTTGTACTGCTGGCCGGTGCATTTGCCGAAGGAGACGACATCTTTGTCCTCGATATGGGCGAGCCGGTTTACATCATGGATATCGCCAAGCGCCTGATCAAATTGACAGGACACCGTGTCTATGACGGGCGGAACGAGAACGACATCAAGATCGAGATCGTCGGCACCCGTCCTGGTGAAAAGCTCGTCGAAGAGCTGGTCATCGATCCTGCGCGCCTGATTTCGACACAGCACGAGAAGATCCTCCGTGCTCACGAGGATCGTCCCTCGCCGCGTTTGGTCACCAATGCGCTACGCATGCTGACCGACGCAATCAACGAGAGCGACTCGGCTGCCGTTCGCGCGGCATTGGCCGAGGCACTCCCTGGTTTCGGGCGCGTTCTGCCGGACAATGTCGTGCCGTTCGGACCGGCTCAGGCGACCAAGCGGTAAATCTCGTCAGGTCCGCAGAACTCGATCAACTCGTAGCCGTTTTTGGTCATCAGGTTCGCGATCTCCGTGCTGCCGGAGTTGTTCTCGATCGCCCAGAACCGGACCTTGTGCGCTTTGAAATCAAAGCCTTTCAGCAAGGCCAGTTCACCGCCTTCAATATCCAGTGAGACGAAATCAGGGTTTTCGTAACCGCTTTCCTTGAGGATACGTGACAGGGTTCGGGTCTCGACCTCCACTGTTTCTTCCTTGTGGCGCGGGTCTTTGCGGACACGCTCCAGCAGGTTTTGGTCATAGTGCGCCGCAAGGCCGCTCATCTGGGTGAACCCCTCGGTCACGGCGATAAAGCTCGCGGTGCCGTCTTCGGGGGCAACGGCGTAGCTGAGGCACGGGCATTTGCGGGCGATAGATGCCTTGTCGATTTGCGATGTCACGGGCTCAACCAGAACGCCGGTCCAGCCGCGAATTTGTTCGAGGAATAGCGTGTTGGACCCACGCACACCGTCGTAGCCGCCGACGTCGATGAACACGCCCGGTTTTTCTCCCATCAGGCTATCGATGATGCGATCCTGCCCCGCCTGCGAGGTGTACTGGTACCCATCGTCCAGCATCCGACGCAGCGCGTGGATCTCGCGGACGATGGCGCCGCGGCGGCGGGTTTTGTCCTTGGCGAGGGCCTCGACCAACTCCTTATGAGCGGCGGCGAGTTCTTTTTTGGCGGCGTTAATGCGCTGGATCGGTGTCATTTCGTTGGCTCGTAATATGATTTCTCTTCGACGATGGCAGAGCCGAGCAGCAGGTTAATCTGCTTTTTCACGGCGGCACGCCTGTCGTTGGTTTGGTAAACGGCGCGGGCGAGGCGGATGAACTCCTCGCCAAAGTCCTTGCGACCCTCGCATTCGCGGATGTCATCCTCGATCACCCAGAGGTCCGCGTTGATGGCGTAGAGCTCTTCCCAAAGCCCATGCAGATCGTCCGTCATCGGCAGAACGTCATCGGCAATCGCTTGGAGTACGGCCTTTTCATGCGCCACGTTGGCCAGCTTCGCGGCATCCGTGATACGTTCGGATTTCAGGCGCAGGATTGTCAGTTTGTCGATCAACTCGCCCGGGGAGGTCGGAACCAAGATGTCGTTCATTTCGCGGCCTCCTTGATGAGCGCGGATTTGACCTCTGCCATAACGTCGTCCCAATGCAGTGTCTCTTTCTGCCGGAAGAGGCGCATGGACGGATACCACGGCGTCGTCTCGCCACTATGGCGGTAGACCCAGAAGGCATCCTTGTGCAGCAGCGTCCACGTTTTCAGCCCGAGCGATCCCGCAATGTGAGCTGTCGCGGTGTCGGAGGTAATGATGAGGTCCATCTCTTCCATCACGGCGGCGCAATCGGCGAAATCGCGGTCGGTCGAGGCCGCATCGACGATCAGCCCGCCAGAGCCGTCCTGCAAAAACGCATCGAGCATCGGCCCTTTGTAGAGCGAAAATAGCTGCACGCCGTCGAGCTCAGTTAGCGGTAGAAAATCGGTGTGGCTGAACGACCGGAACGCATTCGCGCGGTAGGTGACAGAGCCAGTCCAGACGACGCCGACTTTGAACTTGTCCTTGAACGGCGCGACGATGTCCTTGGCGCGCGTACGGGAGTCCTCGGGGATCGTCAGCTTGGTCGGTGCAGGGATATCAGTGTCTGTTTCAAGCGAAATTCGCCCCAGATCCATCATGTTGATCCAGAAATCTTCGGATCCGCTGATGGTGTAGCTGGTATCCACAACGTCCGCGCCTTCGATGTTCGCCATCAGACGCGCGAGCGGTTTTTCAGCGACGACGATGACCTTTGCCGCGCCCTTCTGTTTCAGCGCGGGCAAGCAGCGGGACATCAGGATGCAATCGCCGAAGCCCTGCTCGGGCACCACGACGACGGTCTTTCCATCCAGCGGTTCGCCGTTCCACTCGGGGATGCTAACCGTCCGCTTCGTCAGTTCGCCAGCGTCCCAACGGGCGCGGTAAAATTTGAAGGCTTCCTGATAACGACCCAGAGCCAGCAGGGACATCGCCAGCTGCATCTTGATGTCGGCGAAGTCAGGGAAGCGCGCAGCCAGCGGCTCAAGATACGTCACCGCCTGCGTGTAATTGCCCTGACCGCGCAGACACCGCCCGATCAGCGAGTGATGTTCGGGCAGATTGTCGTCGTCGCGCAGGATGCTCTGCCGCAGGTCGATGGATTCCTGAAACTTGCCAAGATCGGAGAGGATATTCGCGAGGTTGCCACGTACCGCGATGCTTTTCGGATCGAGCGCAAAGGCCTTCCGTTGGGCGCGCTCGGCATTGCGGTAGTGTTTCAGCGTGCGCAGCAGCGCGCCATAGTTGGACCAGATCTGCGCATCGTCGGGTTTCTGGCCAAGGTAGCTGACGTAGGCCCTTTGCGCTTCTTCCAGACGACCGGCGCGGTGCGCGTCGATGGTGACGGCGCGCAGTTTCTTCAGCTCGGCAATGTTCATTTCTTGCGCTTTACGGGCTTGAGCAGAGTCTCGGGGCGCATTTCTTCGGCGCGTTCAAACAGGCTGAATGTCTGGTTCACGAAATTCACCGCACCAGAGACAAAATCGACGTAATCGGCGAGTTCTTTGGTCAGTTCAGCCTCGACCAGCGTGAAGCTACGGTCGGGTGAGACTGCCTCGAACGTGACATAGAACAGCGGATCGCCGCGGTTGATCTTGAGCGGCTTGCTGGTGTCGTGCCACTCGAACGCCCACATGAGCGGACGCGGCCACGTGTTGATCGGGAACCGGCCGCCAAAGATCGTGCCTGGCCACGGATCGCGCTGGTAATCAAGGAACGGCGCAAGCTGCGTGACGTAGACGGGCTCGTCCGCGATCAGCACGTAGGGCAGCGACAATTGCAGCGTCGGCACGCCCGGATAGCGCCATTCTTTCTCGGATACGAGGTGCAGCACCTGCCCGAGTTTGTTCGCGCGGATGCCCGACATATCACCGGCGAGGTTACGCAGCGCTGGCTTACCCTCTTTATCGCGGGTAAAGCCGATGTGCAGGTCGAACGGAGCGCGGAAAACGAAGTACCGGCTTTCCATGTTGATCACGGCGGGGCAGCGCGAGGCGGACTTCGCGTGCTCGCGGTTCTTTTCAGCGCCGCGGAAGCGTTCGGGCGGGTAGTAGACCACGCCGCCCTTCTGCGAGTTCAGGAACCAGCCCACGGTCACGGGGCCCT
Above is a window of Marivivens aquimaris DNA encoding:
- a CDS encoding FliM/FliN family flagellar motor switch protein is translated as MAEPLFTDHPLRSVPLEITVSVGHARPKVSELLRLAENDVLALDRRLDDPVELYIGERLIARGELHQLEGGEAGQLGVRLTEVAQMDGHQV
- the fliP gene encoding flagellar type III secretion system pore protein FliP (The bacterial flagellar biogenesis protein FliP forms a type III secretion system (T3SS)-type pore required for flagellar assembly.), giving the protein MRWVWGALLILIAVPAQAQGLEDLGASISSQTLQLIALLTVLSLAPGIAVMITCFPFIVTVLSILRQAIGLQQAPPNMLIISLALFLTYYVMEPVFAAAWNAGIADIIDGTIPLEQGLNLASAPFRTFMIGRLDPDTFFALADLRSDVPTSVTPDSAPFSIIVPSFMLSEIARAFQIGFLVFLPFLIIDLVVSAILMSMGMMMVPPAMVSLPFKLAFFVVADGWSLIAGSLVRSYF
- a CDS encoding flagellar basal body P-ring protein FlgI; translation: MRAFFIAAALVIAAPHIEASPVRLKDLVEFDGVRSNELVGYGLVVGLNGTGDGLRNSPFTEEIMASTLERLGVNVTGEQFRPRNVAAVLVTASLPPFSRAGSPIDVTVSAIGDARSLMGGTLIMTPLNAADGFIYAVAQGTIIAGGITVEGEAASVTQGVPTSGVIPAGAIVEREVDFNFAGLTEMRLALRTPDFTTAGRIETAINQSFNGPVAVMLDAGTVYIDIDATHAHSPAHAMSRIENILVEPEQRARVVVDQRSGTIVMGEDVRISRVAVSQGNLTLRIEETPVVSQPNPFAPGETVTLPRTNASIEESGTGLAEVADGTNLSEVVAGLNALGVATHDMIDILKSIKAAGALHAEFVIR
- a CDS encoding flagellin, which produces MNSIGDLARSFVSQRHNTLMRQEMNVLTQEITTGEARDVARKAGNTAPELVAINSLLKISEAYVSGAQKTGQFLSTVQIALEHLEAERGATAESLIAINANSTAQDVNLAADHATTAFGAMVNTLNTQFAGQSLFAGTAQGAAIADPSAIMASAKLAMSAATDPAGAIVALDAWFDDPAGFGAVYLGDTGPHTTRKVDADVEVTIAARADHEGIKDMLKGALLGALAPELGFDHAGTTTLMQSGGATLLDAGSGLAALRGQTGLAEERTSQSIAFLEAQRTSLTIARNDIVSVDPFETATKLSDLQTRLEMHYTLTARLAGLTLSRFI
- the flgK gene encoding flagellar hook-associated protein FlgK, whose protein sequence is MSLTHSLNNALSGMTISAKRAEVSSGNIANAATPGYAKRDLEVASDVVRGGVRAAGVTRTVDDALLADRRSADTNAAGAQVRHEALKRLELVIGGIDSETSISAKLADLETKFIAASADPSSELQIGAVAQSLSDLTTAFHTQSAGIQTLRSRVDHAIGDAVERLNIALKQVEELNGSITRSQSRGGDTTALQDQRQQVIDQIAEIVPIRQLSRDGGQVALMMPSGTSLLDGKAREVAFTKTSTIAADMTLASGALSGITIGGRDIGSRLGDGALGTQLKMRDETLVQAHSDLDALAADLIGRFAEADPTIAAGQPSLLTDSGGLHDPNDTVGLASRISLHSALSAEPWRLRDGIAAATAGPAGDNTQIDAWIDALNEPRASVGGSPQSAAGHAANFITSASTARLRAEDTATFSVATQTALKEAELANGVDTDAEIQALLQIEKSYAANAKVIGIIDEMFARLLEI
- a CDS encoding flagellar hook protein FlgE, with protein sequence MTISSSLNASVAGLAANATRLAAISDNIANSSTYGYKRAVTDFHSMVIDSGAGSYTAGGVRTTNMRLIDESGSLVSTANATDLAVRGRGMLPVSPAAALNVENGDHPMMLTTTGSFRTDDRGFLTTSSGLVLMGWPASADGTIPTYPRDTADGLEAVRINSNQFAGEATTYIDLALNLPATSTNHMSDGAIEELSVEYFDNLGKSETLNIQFVPNVPPSGSSNAWRMVVHDSALGGAVIGEYDLTFDDTRGLGGTLSSVTGVSGGAYDPTNGYITVNVDGGPMDINLGLIGSGAGLTQLSDAFKPVSVDKNGTPVGNMTSISVDSNGYVSASFDIGITRVIYQIPLVDVTNVNGLESLDYQSYQMTPDSGSFFLWDAGDGGTGDVVSYAREESTTDVAGELTELIQTQRAYSSNAKVIQTVDEMLQETTNIKR
- a CDS encoding OmpA/MotB family protein, with product MGVRNNAPIIIKRKKIIAAEGHHGGAWKVAYADFVTAMMAFFMLMWLLNATTEQQRKGIADYFSPTVPLSRVSAGGDGLFGGEDIQRIETLAQSGTGGLTLSNEAGNPLNGVAEQLVGQGGEAMLSDTALRHIVTRVTDEGLVIELFDLPDMPLFDRNTAQPRLILEQLIEGVSRAAKIVPNGIAIEAHVATLSILPDSSPAWALSQARASRVRESMQTAGTDPARLMRVTGHADREPADPMLASVRNNRIEIVILRDQR
- a CDS encoding polysaccharide biosynthesis protein, with product MPAVVVAGALAVLATALPRIKLHAIEFRAIGRIGIASLVIALATYGAETIMRIADAGQIAVATGGLFFLISIGARMVALFSLLALREHALSRVPVAIYGAGSAGIRLATAMQMSHDARPVMFVDDNPQVQGTIVHGLPVRSADALRKMISRKQVERVLIAIPSANYSRRAALVKELREQKCDVQIAPSMAELVRSKTINGMPTVSPDSLLDRDNVDLDNPRVARAYFDRVVMVTGAGGSIGSELCRQLLECGARKIVLFELSEYALYQIDQELGPLARAANVQLTTRLGSVANPRRVAQVIEDEEVEIILHAAAYKHVPLVEENEVAAAQNNVIGTRVVAEAAAAANVRRFILVSTDKAVRPSSVMGATKRMSEMVIQDMQTRSSVTKFAMVRFGNVLGSSGSVLPLFQEQISVGGPVTVTHPDMRRFFMTIPEAARLVLLAGAFAEGDDIFVLDMGEPVYIMDIAKRLIKLTGHRVYDGRNENDIKIEIVGTRPGEKLVEELVIDPARLISTQHEKILRAHEDRPSPRLVTNALRMLTDAINESDSAAVRAALAEALPGFGRVLPDNVVPFGPAQATKR
- a CDS encoding FkbM family methyltransferase; its protein translation is MTPIQRINAAKKELAAAHKELVEALAKDKTRRRGAIVREIHALRRMLDDGYQYTSQAGQDRIIDSLMGEKPGVFIDVGGYDGVRGSNTLFLEQIRGWTGVLVEPVTSQIDKASIARKCPCLSYAVAPEDGTASFIAVTEGFTQMSGLAAHYDQNLLERVRKDPRHKEETVEVETRTLSRILKESGYENPDFVSLDIEGGELALLKGFDFKAHKVRFWAIENNSGSTEIANLMTKNGYELIEFCGPDEIYRLVA